One window of Sardina pilchardus chromosome 2, fSarPil1.1, whole genome shotgun sequence genomic DNA carries:
- the ripk2 gene encoding receptor-interacting serine/threonine-protein kinase 2 isoform X1, translating to MEHAGCVNICSLTSTLPVIPYQKLTDLHYLSKGGFGTVFRAQHCDWRTTVAIKCLKLDSPVGERERNCLLKEAEVLHKARFNYIIQIFGVCNEPEFFCIVTEYMSNGSLDELLHEKAMYPVLAWPLRLRALYEIALGVNFLHNMTPPLLHHDLKTQNILLDGEFHVKIADFGLSKWRQLSISKGSSSKPTEMGGTVIYMPPEEYEPSKTRRADVKHDMYSYAIIMWEVLARRIPFEEATNPMQIMFSVLRGTRPDTSLDSLPADIPSRETLLQLMTSGWTANPDERPSFISCLIELEPMLRAFDEIDVLEAVLEVKRSKLMRRTGCCPSSVVVCEKKTNTCDKEMNIAWPDSSTSGSGSCSSQEADISQPAFLTMNNRPPSCGPKGPASSPFISHTTLDPPKPLIDGNNLDECPTMPQPQTDYNIPMKPGPAPSACDLPISGLTLQYQPALCSPPNSLGPAGRWIAAKREEVVRQMTEACLNQSLDALLARELLMREDYELVVNKPTRTAKVRQLLDTCDRHSEDFCRVVVQKLQDNKQLGLQPYPPELGSPTSLPHPPPPLPSAPLLSSSSSSSSSSWNARNF from the exons ATGGAGCATGCAGGCTGTGTTAACATTTGCAGTCTAACCAGTACATTACCCGTCATACCTTATCAGAAATTGACGGACTTGCACTACCTGAGTAAAGGAGGTTTCGGGACCGTATTTAGGGCTCAACATTGCGATTGGCGCACTACCGTTGCTATAAAGTGTCTGAAATTGGATTCCCCTGTCGGCGAAAG GGAGAGAAACTGTCTGCTGAAAGAAGCTGAGGTCCTTCACAAGGCCAGGTTTAACTACATAATCCAGATTTTTGGTGTATGCAATGAGCCAGAGTTCTTTTGCATAGTCACAGAATATATGAGCAATGGCTCCCTTGATGAACTGCTTCACGAG AAAGCCATGTACCCAGTGTTGGCGTGGCCACTGCGACTGCGTGCTCTGTATGAGATAGCCCTTGGTGTGAATTTCCTCCATAACATGACCCCACCATTGCTGCACCATGACCTGAAAACTCAGAATATCCTTCTGGATGGAGAATTTCATGTCAAG ATTGCTGACTTTGGCCTGTCAAAATGGCGCCAGTTATCCATCAGTAAAGGCTCCAGCTCTAAGCCTACAGAGATGGGGGGCACGGTCATCTACATGCCCCCTGAGGAGTATGAGCCTTCAAAGACACGCCGCGCAGATGTCAAGCATGACATGTACAG tTATGCCATCATCATGTGGGAGGTGCTTGCTCGAAGGATACCTTTTGAAG AGGCGACCAACCCCATGCAGATTATGTTCAGCGTTCTGAGGGGCACTCGACCGGACACCAGCCTGGACAGCCTTCCAGCGGACATCCCCAGCAGAGAGACCCTACTCCAACTCATGACCAGTGGCTGGACGGCAAACCCAGACGAGCGGCCCTCTTTCATCA gctgTCTGATAGAGCTGGAACCCATGCTCAGAGCGTTTGATGAGATTGATGTTTTGGAAGCGGTTCTAGAGgtgaaaaggtcaaag CTCATGAGGAGAACAGGATGCTGCCCCTCgtctgtggtggtgtgtgagaaGAAGACGAATACATGTGATAAAGAGATGAACATTGCCTGGCCT gacagCTCCACATCAGGATCTGGCTCCTGCTCCTCCCAGGAGGCGGACATCTCCCAGCCGGCCTTCCTCACCATGAACAACAGGCCCCCCTCTTGCGGCCCCAAAG GTCCTGCTTCCTCTCCATTCATTTCTCACACCACACTAGACCCTCCCAAGCCCCTCATAGACGGGAACAACCTGGATGAATGTCCCACGATGCCCCAACCCCAGACGGACTACAACATCCCCATGAAGCCTGGGCCAGCGCCGAGTGCCTGCGACCTCCCCATCAGCGGACTCACCCTCCAGTACCAGCCAG CACTCTGCTCCCCGCCGAACTCGCTGGGCCCGGCGGGCCGCTGGATTGCGGCGAAGCGCGAGGAGGTGGTGCGTCAGATGACGGAGGCGTGCCTGAACCAGAGCCTGGACGCGCTGCTGGCCCGCGAGCTGCTGATGCGCGAGGACTACGAGCTGGTGGTCAACAAGCCCACGCGCACCGCCAAGGTGCGGCAGCTGCTGGACACCTGCGACCGCCACAGCGAGGACTTCTGCCGCGTGGTGGTGCAGAAGCTCCAGGACAACAAGCAGCTGGGCCTGCAGCCCTACCCCCCCGAGCTCGGCTCCCCGACGTCGCTGccgcacccccctccccccctccccagcgcCCCCCTGCTCTCcagctcctcgtcctcctcctcgtcctcctggaACGCCCGCAACTTCTAA
- the ripk2 gene encoding receptor-interacting serine/threonine-protein kinase 2 isoform X2 — MEHAGCVNICSLTSTLPVIPYQKLTDLHYLSKGGFGTVFRAQHCDWRTTVAIKCLKLDSPVGERERNCLLKEAEVLHKARFNYIIQIFGVCNEPEFFCIVTEYMSNGSLDELLHEKAMYPVLAWPLRLRALYEIALGVNFLHNMTPPLLHHDLKTQNILLDGEFHVKIADFGLSKWRQLSISKGSSSKPTEMGGTVIYMPPEEYEPSKTRRADVKHDMYSYAIIMWEVLARRIPFEEATNPMQIMFSVLRGTRPDTSLDSLPADIPSRETLLQLMTSGWTANPDERPSFISCLIELEPMLRAFDEIDVLEAVLEVKRSKDSSTSGSGSCSSQEADISQPAFLTMNNRPPSCGPKGPASSPFISHTTLDPPKPLIDGNNLDECPTMPQPQTDYNIPMKPGPAPSACDLPISGLTLQYQPALCSPPNSLGPAGRWIAAKREEVVRQMTEACLNQSLDALLARELLMREDYELVVNKPTRTAKVRQLLDTCDRHSEDFCRVVVQKLQDNKQLGLQPYPPELGSPTSLPHPPPPLPSAPLLSSSSSSSSSSWNARNF, encoded by the exons ATGGAGCATGCAGGCTGTGTTAACATTTGCAGTCTAACCAGTACATTACCCGTCATACCTTATCAGAAATTGACGGACTTGCACTACCTGAGTAAAGGAGGTTTCGGGACCGTATTTAGGGCTCAACATTGCGATTGGCGCACTACCGTTGCTATAAAGTGTCTGAAATTGGATTCCCCTGTCGGCGAAAG GGAGAGAAACTGTCTGCTGAAAGAAGCTGAGGTCCTTCACAAGGCCAGGTTTAACTACATAATCCAGATTTTTGGTGTATGCAATGAGCCAGAGTTCTTTTGCATAGTCACAGAATATATGAGCAATGGCTCCCTTGATGAACTGCTTCACGAG AAAGCCATGTACCCAGTGTTGGCGTGGCCACTGCGACTGCGTGCTCTGTATGAGATAGCCCTTGGTGTGAATTTCCTCCATAACATGACCCCACCATTGCTGCACCATGACCTGAAAACTCAGAATATCCTTCTGGATGGAGAATTTCATGTCAAG ATTGCTGACTTTGGCCTGTCAAAATGGCGCCAGTTATCCATCAGTAAAGGCTCCAGCTCTAAGCCTACAGAGATGGGGGGCACGGTCATCTACATGCCCCCTGAGGAGTATGAGCCTTCAAAGACACGCCGCGCAGATGTCAAGCATGACATGTACAG tTATGCCATCATCATGTGGGAGGTGCTTGCTCGAAGGATACCTTTTGAAG AGGCGACCAACCCCATGCAGATTATGTTCAGCGTTCTGAGGGGCACTCGACCGGACACCAGCCTGGACAGCCTTCCAGCGGACATCCCCAGCAGAGAGACCCTACTCCAACTCATGACCAGTGGCTGGACGGCAAACCCAGACGAGCGGCCCTCTTTCATCA gctgTCTGATAGAGCTGGAACCCATGCTCAGAGCGTTTGATGAGATTGATGTTTTGGAAGCGGTTCTAGAGgtgaaaaggtcaaag gacagCTCCACATCAGGATCTGGCTCCTGCTCCTCCCAGGAGGCGGACATCTCCCAGCCGGCCTTCCTCACCATGAACAACAGGCCCCCCTCTTGCGGCCCCAAAG GTCCTGCTTCCTCTCCATTCATTTCTCACACCACACTAGACCCTCCCAAGCCCCTCATAGACGGGAACAACCTGGATGAATGTCCCACGATGCCCCAACCCCAGACGGACTACAACATCCCCATGAAGCCTGGGCCAGCGCCGAGTGCCTGCGACCTCCCCATCAGCGGACTCACCCTCCAGTACCAGCCAG CACTCTGCTCCCCGCCGAACTCGCTGGGCCCGGCGGGCCGCTGGATTGCGGCGAAGCGCGAGGAGGTGGTGCGTCAGATGACGGAGGCGTGCCTGAACCAGAGCCTGGACGCGCTGCTGGCCCGCGAGCTGCTGATGCGCGAGGACTACGAGCTGGTGGTCAACAAGCCCACGCGCACCGCCAAGGTGCGGCAGCTGCTGGACACCTGCGACCGCCACAGCGAGGACTTCTGCCGCGTGGTGGTGCAGAAGCTCCAGGACAACAAGCAGCTGGGCCTGCAGCCCTACCCCCCCGAGCTCGGCTCCCCGACGTCGCTGccgcacccccctccccccctccccagcgcCCCCCTGCTCTCcagctcctcgtcctcctcctcgtcctcctggaACGCCCGCAACTTCTAA